Proteins encoded within one genomic window of Rossellomorea vietnamensis:
- the ezrA gene encoding septation ring formation regulator EzrA codes for MQYVIAGIILILIVFLIGFISRKKYYAEIDRYEAWKIDIMNKPVSDELSRVKQLNMTGQTEELFDGWRQGWDEIVAVQLPDVEELLFDAEEYTDKFRFNKTKEVLSRIDQVLTDIEKKIELILSELNELVGSEEKNREEILALQEEFRNSKKQLLAYRHTYGQTAKHMEAVLDKLSEQINQFNELTEQGNYLDAREIVLSLAEEMKMVAYKMETVPKLITDFENVLPSQLSELEAGYIEMKDQGYTLDHIEVDKEVASLKETLQHFNKNLEELQVEEVEEGIQEIKVKVESLYDLLEKEVHAKHFVEQYRDQTTEGLIKAKEDNDDIQSEVRIVKQGYHLHDADLSTPNEIDKKIIQLSKRHEMLMHKEETNATAFSNLSDELKDIRSGLEELNQQQSEFSVYLQNLRKDELATREKIQELKKKVAEASRMISKSNVPGLPADYKDLLDEVHRKIEQVNASLTEKPLNMKFIQETLLGAEDTVDHFYTKTGDLIENVLLSEKIIQYGNRYRSKYSSVREGLQTAEQAFRQYDYRRALEEAATTIEKVEPGALKKIEKMMDLEERS; via the coding sequence ATGCAATACGTCATCGCTGGAATAATACTTATCTTAATCGTATTCCTAATCGGATTTATCTCTAGAAAGAAATATTACGCCGAAATCGATCGGTATGAAGCCTGGAAAATCGATATCATGAACAAACCGGTTTCAGACGAACTTTCCAGAGTGAAGCAACTGAATATGACAGGTCAGACAGAAGAATTGTTTGACGGCTGGAGACAGGGTTGGGATGAGATTGTTGCTGTGCAGCTTCCTGATGTTGAAGAACTACTATTCGATGCAGAAGAGTACACCGATAAATTTCGCTTTAATAAAACCAAAGAGGTCCTGTCAAGAATCGATCAGGTTCTCACTGATATCGAAAAGAAGATCGAACTGATCCTGAGCGAATTAAATGAACTGGTCGGCAGTGAAGAGAAGAACCGCGAAGAAATCCTGGCCCTTCAAGAAGAATTCCGGAACAGCAAGAAACAATTGCTCGCCTATCGTCATACATACGGTCAAACGGCAAAGCATATGGAAGCAGTCCTTGATAAGCTTTCTGAACAAATCAATCAGTTCAATGAGCTGACGGAGCAGGGGAACTATCTGGATGCAAGGGAGATCGTGCTCAGCCTTGCAGAGGAAATGAAGATGGTTGCCTACAAAATGGAGACGGTACCGAAGCTGATTACGGACTTTGAGAACGTTTTGCCGTCCCAGTTGTCCGAGCTTGAAGCAGGATACATCGAGATGAAGGATCAGGGCTACACCCTTGATCATATTGAAGTGGACAAGGAAGTAGCCTCATTGAAGGAAACCCTTCAACACTTTAATAAAAATCTTGAGGAGCTTCAGGTCGAAGAAGTGGAAGAAGGCATACAGGAAATCAAAGTGAAGGTGGAAAGCCTTTACGATTTACTGGAAAAAGAAGTCCATGCCAAACATTTTGTAGAGCAGTATCGAGACCAAACGACGGAAGGGCTCATCAAGGCAAAAGAAGACAATGATGACATTCAATCGGAAGTAAGAATCGTGAAGCAAGGGTACCATCTACATGATGCGGACCTTAGTACACCGAACGAGATTGATAAGAAAATCATCCAGCTCTCCAAGCGACATGAAATGCTGATGCATAAGGAAGAAACGAATGCGACGGCTTTCTCGAATTTAAGTGATGAGCTGAAAGATATCAGAAGTGGACTGGAAGAACTGAATCAACAGCAAAGTGAATTCTCCGTCTATCTGCAGAACCTCCGCAAGGATGAATTGGCTACAAGGGAAAAAATCCAGGAGCTTAAGAAAAAGGTGGCTGAAGCAAGCCGGATGATTTCAAAGAGCAATGTACCGGGATTGCCTGCCGATTACAAGGATCTTCTTGATGAAGTCCATCGTAAGATCGAGCAGGTGAATGCGAGCTTAACGGAAAAGCCTTTAAACATGAAGTTCATCCAGGAAACATTATTGGGTGCCGAGGATACGGTCGACCATTTCTATACGAAAACGGGAGATCTGATCGAGAATGTTCTTTTATCCGAGAAGATCATTCAGTACGGAAATCGCTACCGCAGCAAATATAGTTCGGTACGGGAAGGTCTTCAGACGGCTGAACAAGCCTTCCGTCAATATGATTACCGCAGAGCGTTGGAAGAAGCGGCCACGACCATCGAGAAGGTGGAGCCGGGCGCATTGAAGAAAATTGAGAAGATGATGGATCTTGAAGAAAGATCATAA
- the hisJ gene encoding histidinol-phosphatase HisJ, with amino-acid sequence MVKVDGHVHTPFCPHGSTDSFEMYVERAIALDYRAITFTEHAPLPEGFVDTTPDQDSGMDPSRLSEYFDALDILKEKYKDKIIILSGLEVDYIDGFEKETAEILTTYGPRMDDSILSVHFLQHRGKWDCLDFSPDVFGSMVDDYGSVDAVYARYYETVLKSTRADLGVYKPKRIGHITLVKKFQKLFPASQSFSDEVSLILQEMAGRDLELDYNGAGFVKPHCGESYPPPEVIKQARAMGIKIVYGSDAHTADGLDQGRALMK; translated from the coding sequence ATGGTAAAAGTCGACGGACATGTTCATACGCCTTTTTGTCCACATGGTAGTACGGATTCTTTTGAGATGTATGTGGAGAGGGCGATTGCTCTTGATTATCGTGCTATAACGTTTACGGAGCATGCGCCGCTGCCTGAGGGGTTTGTTGATACGACACCTGATCAGGACAGCGGGATGGATCCTTCCCGTCTTTCTGAATACTTCGATGCACTGGATATTCTTAAGGAAAAATATAAGGATAAGATCATCATCCTCTCTGGACTTGAAGTTGATTATATAGATGGGTTTGAAAAAGAGACCGCAGAAATTCTTACAACCTACGGACCTCGGATGGATGACAGTATTCTTTCTGTTCATTTTCTGCAGCACCGTGGAAAGTGGGATTGTCTGGACTTCAGTCCCGATGTGTTCGGGTCGATGGTCGATGATTACGGTTCGGTGGATGCGGTTTATGCGCGGTATTATGAGACGGTATTGAAATCAACCAGGGCTGATTTAGGTGTTTATAAACCTAAGAGAATCGGTCACATCACTCTCGTAAAGAAATTCCAGAAGCTGTTTCCAGCATCCCAGTCGTTTTCCGATGAGGTTTCCCTCATCCTTCAGGAAATGGCCGGAAGGGATTTGGAGCTTGATTATAACGGGGCGGGGTTCGTGAAACCTCATTGCGGGGAATCCTATCCGCCACCGGAGGTCATCAAACAGGCCCGCG